A genomic stretch from Longimicrobium terrae includes:
- a CDS encoding glycosyltransferase family 4 protein, with product MSLTVLSIAYPFAPVSADSVGGAEQVLWALDDALVRAGHTSVVVAQAGSCVAGTLIPVPSVDGEITDAARAEVHQAVRDAVTLALLRWPVDLIHLHGIDFHEYMPPAGVPALATLHLPPSWYPADVFASARPGTWLNPVSQAQRADCPACPALLDAIPNGVAIDRLRSSARKRGWAMALGRICPEKGFHHALEAARRAEVPLLLAGHVYPYPDHQRYFAEQIAPRLDGTRRFIGAVGMDRKRRLLSAARCLLIPSTAPETSSLVAMEALACGTPVIAFRIGALPEVVEDGVTGFIVDDERGMADAIRRVAAIDPEMCRAAARERFDVARTAGRYLDAYARLARGAEVHA from the coding sequence GTGGGCGCTGGACGATGCGCTCGTCCGCGCGGGGCACACCTCCGTCGTCGTCGCGCAGGCGGGCTCGTGCGTGGCGGGAACGCTCATCCCCGTTCCCTCCGTGGATGGCGAGATCACGGACGCGGCGCGCGCGGAAGTCCATCAGGCGGTGCGCGACGCGGTGACGCTGGCGCTGCTGCGGTGGCCGGTGGACCTCATCCACCTGCACGGCATCGACTTTCACGAATACATGCCGCCCGCCGGAGTTCCCGCGCTGGCGACGCTGCACCTGCCGCCGTCGTGGTATCCGGCGGACGTGTTCGCCTCCGCCCGGCCCGGGACGTGGCTGAATCCGGTAAGCCAGGCGCAGCGCGCGGACTGCCCCGCCTGCCCCGCGCTGCTGGACGCCATCCCCAACGGCGTTGCGATCGACAGACTGCGATCGTCCGCCCGCAAGCGCGGCTGGGCGATGGCGCTGGGCCGCATCTGCCCGGAAAAGGGATTCCACCACGCGCTGGAGGCGGCGCGCCGGGCGGAGGTGCCGCTTCTGCTCGCCGGCCACGTCTACCCGTATCCCGATCACCAGCGGTACTTCGCCGAACAGATCGCGCCACGGCTGGACGGCACGCGCCGCTTCATCGGCGCGGTGGGAATGGATCGCAAGCGGCGGCTTCTGTCCGCCGCGCGCTGCCTGCTGATTCCCAGCACGGCGCCGGAAACAAGCTCGCTGGTGGCGATGGAAGCGCTGGCCTGCGGAACGCCCGTCATCGCGTTCCGTATCGGCGCGCTGCCGGAAGTGGTGGAGGATGGCGTGACGGGATTCATCGTGGATGACGAGCGGGGGATGGCAGACGCGATCCGCCGGGTGGCGGCAATCGATCCGGAAATGTGCCGGGCCGCCGCGCGCGAGCGCTTCGACGTCGCGCGCACGGCGGGGCGCTACCTGGACGCGTACGCCCGCCTCGCACGCGGCGCGGAGGTCCACGCGTGA
- a CDS encoding GNAT family N-acetyltransferase, translated as MSAAVAASVCVDEITSVEALEAFAAEWAELWERCPAATPFQHPAWLIPWWNCFGDQPGWTLWTLAARVEGRLAAVAPLFIHPGPDPSVRQVSPIGIANTDYVGPLLDPADDGGAVSAILAHLAAHAERWDVCDLEEIRDGDPLLSAPMPDGLRAESHPQSLCPVLALADDKDAFFAARSSWLRRNLRRGVRRLSDQAPLAFETADKESLSEFVDAFFRLHEKRWAAEGQDGLLQGELMRRFHRESSERLMDAGLLRLHGMRFDGRLAAIFHGLGGHGRVHAYLGGFEPGLGRDNPGTLIAGYAMEQAMAEGAREFDFLRGQEKYKYDWGAVDQRTHRIRILHADSPERAR; from the coding sequence GTGAGCGCGGCCGTGGCGGCATCCGTGTGCGTAGACGAGATCACGTCCGTCGAAGCGCTGGAGGCGTTCGCGGCGGAGTGGGCGGAACTGTGGGAGCGCTGCCCCGCCGCGACGCCGTTTCAACACCCGGCGTGGCTGATTCCGTGGTGGAACTGCTTCGGCGATCAGCCGGGGTGGACGCTGTGGACCCTGGCCGCGCGCGTGGAGGGACGGCTGGCCGCGGTGGCGCCGCTGTTCATCCACCCCGGTCCGGACCCGTCCGTGCGCCAGGTGTCGCCCATCGGCATCGCCAACACCGACTACGTGGGCCCGCTGCTGGATCCGGCGGACGACGGCGGCGCGGTTTCCGCCATCCTCGCGCACCTTGCCGCGCACGCGGAGCGCTGGGACGTGTGCGACCTGGAGGAGATCCGCGACGGCGATCCGCTGCTTTCCGCGCCGATGCCGGACGGCCTGCGCGCGGAGTCTCATCCGCAGTCGCTCTGCCCCGTCCTCGCCTTGGCGGACGACAAGGACGCCTTCTTTGCCGCGCGCTCCTCGTGGCTGAGAAGGAATCTTCGCCGCGGCGTGCGGAGATTGAGCGATCAGGCACCGCTGGCGTTCGAGACGGCGGATAAGGAGAGCCTGAGCGAGTTCGTGGACGCCTTCTTCCGCCTGCACGAAAAGCGCTGGGCGGCGGAGGGCCAGGACGGGCTGCTGCAGGGTGAACTGATGCGGCGCTTTCACCGCGAATCGTCGGAGCGGCTGATGGATGCGGGGCTGCTGCGGCTGCACGGGATGCGCTTTGACGGGCGGCTCGCGGCCATCTTTCACGGCCTGGGCGGGCACGGGCGCGTGCACGCCTACCTGGGCGGGTTCGAGCCCGGGCTGGGGCGCGATAATCCCGGAACGCTGATCGCCGGATACGCGATGGAGCAGGCGATGGCGGAAGGTGCACGGGAGTTCGATTTCCTGCGCGGGCAGGAGAAGTACAAGTACGACTGGGGCGCGGTCGACCAGCGCACGCATCGCATCCGCATCCTGCACGCGGACTCGCCGGAGCGCGCACGATGA
- a CDS encoding class I SAM-dependent DNA methyltransferase has product MTASETDTYSAYDDFAWFYHRYWSQGIPFRLLEAVDQLVLADLRPGARVLDLCCGTGRISRALVERGFAVTGLDGSAGMLEIAAEEAPGAEFARADARDFSVDVPVDAVVSLFDSLNHVTGDGELARVFGCVHRALAPGGRFLFDLNDDSSFRRHWRGETFTTVEDDHASIMRGEYDADARLGTVTVTLFRLMDGSWRRSDVVVHERCYDEAEILALLRDAGFTARMHRAETDLGMDDQAGRMFFVAERV; this is encoded by the coding sequence ATGACGGCTTCCGAGACGGACACCTACTCCGCGTACGACGATTTCGCCTGGTTCTATCACCGCTACTGGAGCCAGGGCATCCCCTTTCGCCTGCTGGAAGCGGTTGACCAGCTTGTGCTTGCGGACCTGCGTCCCGGCGCGCGCGTGCTTGACCTGTGCTGCGGAACGGGGCGCATCAGCCGGGCGCTGGTGGAGCGCGGATTCGCGGTCACGGGGCTGGACGGGTCGGCGGGAATGCTGGAGATCGCCGCGGAAGAAGCGCCCGGCGCGGAGTTCGCCCGGGCGGACGCGCGCGACTTTTCGGTGGATGTGCCGGTGGACGCGGTCGTGTCGCTTTTCGACAGCCTGAACCACGTCACCGGCGACGGCGAACTGGCGCGCGTGTTCGGCTGCGTGCACCGCGCGCTGGCGCCGGGCGGGCGTTTTCTGTTCGACCTGAACGACGACTCCAGCTTTCGCCGCCACTGGCGCGGGGAGACGTTCACCACGGTGGAGGACGATCACGCGTCCATCATGCGCGGCGAGTACGACGCGGACGCGCGGCTGGGCACGGTGACGGTGACGCTCTTCCGGTTGATGGACGGCTCGTGGCGGCGTTCGGACGTGGTGGTGCACGAGCGCTGCTACGACGAAGCGGAGATTCTCGCACTGCTGCGGGACGCGGGGTTCACGGCGCGGATGCACCGCGCCGAGACGGATCTGGGCATGGACGACCAGGCGGGGCGGATGTTCTTTGTGGCGGAGCGGGTGTGA